A window of the Mesoplasma florum L1 genome harbors these coding sequences:
- the nadE gene encoding NAD(+) synthase produces MELKEYLDYLVEFIKETVKKANAKGVVIGISGGIDSAVVACLAKKAFPNDYTAVWMPIESSDEDYKCKQELIDQCGIKAIDVELKETFLSFKKAIKDSTTPEHKLAIANAKARLRMTTLYTVAQTNSYLVLGTDNLDEWHIGYFTKFGDGGVDMVPLVHLLKREVREAARILGVPTSIINRAPTASLWEDQTDESELGITYDQIDAYLAGEINDENVKSRVDHLHKISEHKRNGAVAPKEFKRK; encoded by the coding sequence ATGGAATTAAAAGAATATTTAGATTATTTAGTTGAATTTATTAAAGAAACAGTTAAAAAAGCTAATGCAAAAGGTGTAGTTATTGGAATAAGTGGTGGAATTGATTCTGCAGTTGTTGCTTGTTTAGCTAAAAAGGCCTTTCCTAACGATTACACTGCTGTTTGAATGCCGATTGAATCAAGTGATGAAGATTACAAATGTAAACAAGAGTTGATTGATCAATGTGGTATTAAAGCAATTGATGTAGAATTAAAAGAAACTTTTTTATCTTTTAAAAAAGCTATTAAAGATTCAACAACACCTGAACATAAATTGGCTATTGCAAATGCAAAAGCACGTTTAAGAATGACAACACTTTATACTGTTGCTCAAACAAATTCATATTTAGTTCTGGGAACTGACAATCTTGATGAGTGACATATTGGTTACTTTACTAAATTCGGTGATGGTGGAGTTGATATGGTTCCATTAGTACATTTATTAAAAAGAGAAGTTAGAGAAGCAGCGAGAATATTAGGCGTACCAACTTCAATTATAAATCGTGCACCAACAGCAAGTTTATGAGAAGACCAAACTGATGAGAGTGAGTTAGGTATTACTTATGATCAAATAGATGCTTATTTAGCTGGTGAAATTAATGATGAAAATGTAAAATCAAGAGTTGATCATTTACATAAAATTAGTGAACATAAAAGAAATGGTGCTGTTGCACCAAAAGAATTTAAAAGAAAATAA